Proteins from one Penicillium digitatum chromosome 2, complete sequence genomic window:
- a CDS encoding Mitochondrial substrate carrier, producing the protein MVDTGKMEATHSRVVPVQTPAQSKPKQVHYPFWFGGSASCFAASVTHPLDLVKVRLQTRAPDAPKTMVGTFVHIVKNNGFTGLYSGLSAAMLRQITYSTTRFGIYEELKSRVVSPTSDPASAPSLVTLIGIASASGFIGGIAGNPADVMNVRMQHDASLPPAQRRNYQNAIHGLVQMTRSEGFSSLFRGVWPNSTRAILMTASQLASYDTFKRMCLEKAGMADNLGTHFTASFMAGFVATTVCSPVDVIKTRIMTASHADGGGQSIVGLLRDICRKEGLGWTFRGWVPSFIRLGPHTIATFLFLEEHKKLYRKLKGI; encoded by the exons ATGGTAGACACCGGTAAGATGGAGGCTACTCACTCTCGGGTCGTGCCCGTTCAGACGCCCGCGCAGTCAAAGCCGAAGCAGGTGCATTACCCTTTTTGGTTTGGGGGTTCGGCCTCATGTTTTGCTGCGTCCGTGACGCACCCCTTAGATTTAG TTAAG GTCCGGTTACAGACTCGTGCACCCGATGCACCGAAGACTATGGTCGGAACATTTGTACACATCGTGAAGAATAATGGCTTCACGGGGTTATATAGTGGT TTGTCAGCGGCGATGCTACGTCAAATTACATACTCCACAACGCGCTTCGGTATCTACGAAGAACTGAAGTCGCGCGTTGTCTCGCCCACCTCAGACCCCGCCAGCGCACCAAGCCTGGTCACTCTCATTggcattgcctcggcctccgGATTCATTGGCGGAATTGCAGGCAATCCAGCCGATGTGATGAATGTCCGCATGCAACACGATGCATCCCTCCCTCCCGCTCAGCGCCGCAATTACCAAAACGCAATCCACGGACTCGTCCAAATGACCCGGTCAGAGGGATTCAGTTCTCTCTTCCGCGGAGTATGGCCTAACTCCACGCGCGCAATCCTCATGACTGCCTCACAGCTCGCTTCCTATGACACCTTCAAGCGCATGTGTCTCGAGAAGGCCGGCATGGCTGATAACCTGGGCACACACTTCACAGCCTCGTTCATGGCGGGCTTCGTTGCTACCACTGTCTGCAGCCCTGTGGACGTGATCAAGACGCGTATTATGACGGCTTCTCATGCCGACGGCGGTGGTCAAAGCATCGTTGGTCTTCTGCGTGATATCTGCCGCAAAGAAGGCTTAGGGTGGACTTTCCGTGGCTGGGTGCCTAGCTTCATCCGTCTTGGTCCTCACACCATTGCcactttcctcttcctcgaggAGCACAAAAAGCTATACCGAAAGTTGAAGGGCATTTAG
- a CDS encoding Phenylalanyl-tRNA synthetase alpha subunit (PodG), putative: MRLFATGRALRASSGRWSIASIRPPNTIPRSLQLTPIFSRNREWSSTAVRRSEQHATTTPQSPQQQSTLKLEGETYPTDQWTNTPNTILSHIGRRLYLDENHPLAITRKLIESQFASPSYGNYSEKNPVVSTRQNFDVLGFPADHPGRSRTDTYYVNDKTVLRTHTSAHQQAYFQQIARNEKTRPEEVGYTVIADVYRRDAIDRSHYPVFHQMEGAMLWKRPTTNPLSASAETAARIMADVERITRHDVVVEDPNPTIHAQRNPLQDEHHSAEEVEAVAAHLKRSLERMVITIFTEASKAAAASSGGVEQEPLKVRWVEAYFPFTSPSWELEVFWQDEWLEILGCGIIKQDLLINSDVPDRIGWAFGLGIERIAMLLFNIPDIRLFWSRDERFLSQFRAGHIARFEPFSKHPACYKDVAFWLPPATLTGGNSAAGGGVPFHENDVMEIVRGIGGDLVEDVTLIDEFTHPKTSRKSMCYRINYRSLERTLTNEESNELHSKVREKLVGELGVELR; this comes from the coding sequence ATGAGGTTATTCGCTACAGGTCGAGCCCTGCGTGCAAGCAGTGGCCGTTGGTCAATTGCCTCAATCCGGCCCCCAAACACCATTCCGCGCTCCCTCCAACTGACTCCCATCTTCTCCCGCAATCGCGAATGGAGCTCAACCGCAGTTCGCCGGAGTGAACAGCACGCAACCACTACACCACAAAGTCCCCAACAGCAATCAACCCTCAAACTCGAAGGGGAAACCTACCCAACCGACCAGTGGACCAACACCCCCAATACAATCCTATCTCATATCGGACGCCGACTCTACCTGGACGAAAACCACCCTCTCGCCATTACACGCAAACTCATCGAAAGCCAATTCGCATCCCCAAGCTATGGAAACTATTCAGAGAAGAACCCCGTCGTCTCAACAAGACAAAACTTCGACGTCCTCGGCTTTCCCGCCGACCACCCGGGTCGCAGCCGCACGGATACCTACTACGTGAACGACAAGACAGTGCTGCGCACCCACACAAGCGCACACCAGCAAGCATATTTCCAGCAAATCGCCCGTAATGAAAAAACCCGCCCAGAGGAGGTCGGATATACCGTGATCGCTGACGTCTACCGTCGCGACGCCATCGACCGCAGCCATTACCCCGTCTTCCACCAGATGGAAGGCGCCATGCTATGGAAGCGCCCCACGACCAATCCACTATCTGCATCGGCCGAAACCGCAGCGAGGATCATGGCTGATGTGGAGAGGATCACGCGCCACGATGTCGTCGTCGAAGACCCGAACCCCACTATCCATGCTCAGCGGAACCCGCTGCAGGATGAGCACCACAGTGCCGAGGAGGTCGAGGCTGTGGCAGCGCATCTGAAGCGTTCTCTTGAGCGTATGGTGATTACGATCTTCACGGAAGCAAGCAAAGCCGCTGCGGCGAGTAGTGGTGGCGTGGAGCAGGAACCGCTCAAGGTTCGCTGGGTCGAGGCTTATTTCCCGTTCACCAGCCCGTCCTGGGAGCTGGAAGTGTTCTGGCAAGATGAGTGGCTGGAGATTCTGGGGTGCGGGATCATCAAGCAGGATCTGTTGATCAACTCCGACGTGCCGGACCGGATTGGATGGGCATTTGGACTGGGCATCGAGCGGATTGCTATGCTTCTTTTCAATATTCCTGATATCAGGCTGTTCTGGTCGCGGGATGAGCGGTTCCTGTCGCAGTTCCGGGCTGGCCATATTGCTCGCTTCGAGCCTTTCTCTAAGCATCCGGCTTGTTACAAAGATGTTGCTTTCTGGTTGCCTCCTGCGACTCTGACGGGTGGTAACAGTGCTGCTGGTGGGGGTGTGCCTTTCCATGAGAATGATGTAATGGAGATTGTTCGTGGGATTGGTGGGGATCTTGTTGAGGATGTTACTCTCATTGATGAGTTTACGCATCCCAAGACTTCGCGGAAGAGTATGTGCTACCGCATAAACTACCGGAGCTTAGAGCGGACTTTGACGAACGAAGAAAGTAATGAGTTGCATTCGAAGGTCCGGGAGAAGCTGGTGGGAGAGCTTGGTGTTGAGCTGAGGTGA